In Asterias rubens chromosome 17, eAstRub1.3, whole genome shotgun sequence, the genomic window TAGTAATGTCATGGTTACTTTAAGATGACGCCACGGTCACTTATGGTGACGACATAAACCTGTCCCTTGACGATGATATTTACAATATGGAGCATTTGCATTTACAACAGCACTGCTGTGGGTAGTCTGGTGCATAGACCTTGCGCGGCTGCTGGCCATAGATCCAGTATCTGCCCTCCTTGCCTTTCCACGTGTATTGGACCTCGGCGATTGGGATCCCGACCACTTTGTGCGTCTGTAATGTAAAAACTGTCATTACTAAAAGTCATATTATGCAAAATTCACCCTAATTAATGTCCCAACCTATTTAAAGCTCCCATCTTTACTCTGACCTTGCCTGCACATAGATGATCTCGTTGTCAATGAGATCGGTAATAAATGGTGACAATGTAGCACGCGACATCGTATGTTTATAATGTTTTGAAAcccaatctgggcccaatttcatagagctgctaagcaccaaaatttgcttagcatgaaatttcttccttcataaaaacatgattatcGACTAAATTTCTAATTgtggcatattgcttgttactggtattcagctgtttgcttatcctgaaaatcacgtggaaatttggctggttatcctgtttttatcaagaaagaaatttcatgcttagcaattttgtgtgctaagcagctctatgaaattgggccctggtaggcAAAAGGTAAAGATGCCTCCTCCATGGATGAAAACTTTCAACTGAAACTTGCGGTTTTTATCTCTTCTTAGTTTTGTacgagaaaagaaaaaatgggcACACCTCAAAATTGATTAAGTCATTTAGCCTTTATAAGTCTTGATAAGTTTGCATTACCTGCTGTACGATGCGTTCTGTTTTCACTTTGCCGTGTTTTGCAGCAAACTTTTCAGATTGGCTGTTCACTTCAGCGACTGAGAAGTTAGTCAAGGGCGCCACCTATAGACGTATACAAACAAGTGAAGATTCCTCATGTGCTAATTATGACCAATAGTACATTGTGAATGAATGATCAAGAGAATTACACGCATACATTTTATTTAACTATAGTGCACTTAGGGTTCCAAAGAAAATGAGATAATCATTTCAACTTTAATGACGATATTTACCGATTGTTTGGTTTCTTCAAAGAGTGTGACCCCATCAACTCCTTTCGTCACTAGTTTCCTAGGCAACCGCTTCTCAGTATGATATAAGAACTCATCCCTTTTGACGTCActatatttaaaagaaaaaccacgatGTTTGAAGatttttaatattaacaaattaaaaatgtgaACATCTTTATGTCGCGAGTTAATGTCATGAGTAATGTGAAAACAAGAAGAATTTTCGGCTAAACAATTGAAGCAACTTTTAATGTCCTATGATTAttgtaacatattttttttgtaaggttTTTCGTTTCTGTTTGACATAAAGTGGCTAATTTTTTGTCAGTAAAACAACTTGAAATCGACACGTATGTACTTGAGCCAATAAAtcgtactctcttaatgtaaaagagtgaaaaggcactctttgaagagccatatgaaggacaactctttttcgagtggtcttccactcttttagattgaagtttgcatctttttaagTGATTTTCACTCTgccctggagtgaaacccctctaaaagagtgaaataaccaccactctttttgaagagccatagagggacagctcgaaatgtaaagagtagtgtttttcactcttttacactAAGAGagtatgcatgacgtcatcccACCGTCATCGAGGCAAAACGATTTTGAGTATGGAAACGCACACTAACTGTGGCCCAATGAGCAACCGCCTTTTGACATCTgcgtgagggcgccctactacAATAACTACTTCATATAAAGGTCTAAACAATAAATGCTATTTCTAAACTTTGTTGCGTTAATTTGACCTTCAAACTGCAATGGACCCTATagcgggtgcgttcgtttagcttccctagaTCGACCCCGCAGttctcactcgggtgagcctctgacaagagctaatcgaacgatcacactcgccctcccgtggtgacggcatgcaccttaggtcaccccaagtgaaccactccacaagcagggcactgggggctgacccgggtgagccccgtcaaagctattcgaacgtaccggggcagaccggggtcgacccagtgaAGCTAAACGAACCGCACCCAAAGACTACACTTACAATGTGGAAGTCAGCATGATGTAGAATTCCAGCAGCTTATACGCTTCACATTTGGAGCATGATATGACACCATGTCCATTGCACCGAAAACACCTAGATAAAATAATACATCAACACATCAAACAACGTCGTGGAAACATAAGTCTGAGAATAAGGGGTGCGTGTTGTCTATGCATTATCTGCTTTTGAGGTAATTCATGCACGCTGCCATTTTAGTTGTGTGGCAAAATGTCTGATCATTGCCCACTGATTGGCTGGATACTGTTGCCTTGAATAACCATGGCAGATCAGGTGATACTGCTACCCTATACGAGTTGACAGAGGGTCttgtgcacaaagacaaagacaaacaTAATATTTTAGCTTGTCGTGTACTTTGGTCTACTTCCATGCGCAACGCGAGTCGGTAAGTATAACTTTGTAAttaacatttcaaaattaacaATAGCGAAACATTTTATTTAAGAAAGATACAAACTATACGATGTTGTTGAAATGAGTCACATGGTTTTGATTATGGGATATCGTTGAGGcatgcttaaacaaaaaaacaaaactgctaaaattgaaaaaatcaaaatggctgccacGGTCGAAATTTGGTAGCACGGGAGATGAACAAACCTCTGTCCTCCTTTGCCATGGCAGTACACGCAGTCTTCATTCTTTTTGTGACCCGTAGCCTTGCAGTGTTTACATTTGGTCTGCAAATGAAATGTACACAACCGAAATGAACTGCAACTTATTACCACTTTCATTGTCAAACGATGGGTCAGCTACACATGTTCCCTACTGGAGCAGAAATGTTACACCTTTTAGTGACCTATTgctgttttaaacaaaagtgcCAAAGTCTGccttcagttctggctgaaatACAACATCGCGCGGGTGCGAACACAATAAGAAGAATATTGTATCAGCAAACAAAAtccaaaacaaaatccaaaacaTTATCAAAAGTCCTTGATTTATTCTTACCCTTCCTCGACCTTTACACCTAAAGCATTTGTTAAAGCCACGTCCAGTGCAAGCAAAACACGTCTATgatgagaaaacattaaaggcagttattggtaattactcaaaatatttattatcataaaacctttcttggtgacgagtaatggggagaggttgatggtataaaacattgtgagaaacggctccctctgaagtgccatagttttcgagaaagaagtaattttccacgaatttgatttcgagacctcaggtttagaacttgaggtctcgaaatcaaccatctaaacacacacaacttcgtgtgacaagggtgttttttccttcattattatctcgcaagttcgatgaccgattgggctcaaattttcacaggttggttattttatgcacatgttgagatacataaactgtgaaggctagtctttgacaattaccaaaagtgtccactgccttcaataaGTGACGGTAAAATTAGATTTtatctaatgggagactttcaggacgcttggtggcagcagacctaccaggtaaaatccattgttctcgataatgtgcgcacgctcagaactacgtaaacaatggaaatttacctggtaagtctgctgccacctagcgcctcaaagtcttcCATTATGTAAGGAATCTACACTGAACCATTAAATTTCATTGAAAGTACCGTAAGTATGATTGTGTAAAACGCAAACTGTTTGCGAGGAAATAAGCTGGACTGAACTGAGACTGAACTATTATAGTCCCCTTTTCGTTGATCGAGACTTAAAAATTGGgtcataattttgatttttgtcaaACTTTACTACGCATTTCTCAAGTCAATATTATCTTAACTCAATATTGAGAACCGGAGCTCGATAGGCCAAGGATTAATTTACTGTAAAACATATTTGCGAACTTTGTTTCGTCTCATGTAAAAACGAATATTCATATACATCTTACCTCGACAGTCGAGCTGTGTGGCACTCTCACTTTTGTAACGCTGGGTTTCAAAGTCGCACTGAAAGGGTTCGGTACGTCCCAAAGAGCGGGTGGGGCGCCCTCTCTTGGACTATCTATGTTTTGACCTGATGTGTAAAGCACGGATAAGAAGGTTACGGTTAAAGATTCTTTTTACCAATCTCATGAgaggttgtgtttgaatgttGACAGATCAGGTGTGTCCTTCAGCTCGTCTGGCGaggaattccagagacgcggtgctcagctggaaaaggcacggtctccgtaaTTTGCCAGACGAGTTTTGAGAACATAAAAAATGTGAGtatgtgtgatgatgatgactCTAAGACCTGGTCTTATGTTTAATACGTTGTTGAATaagattttgtgttttatttttttattttgtgtgatttttaaatgtttcagtgcaatcacctttttatattgtataattatatttttatcgttggccggggtctggttttacacatcttttgatgacagttgtatacttttgttttaaccaaaccttgacagcccctgtacaacttgtaactattgtgtatgtcttaagatttaaaataaataaaatctgtATTGTAGCAAGGTACTAATCCCCCAAAATATATCCCCATTGAAAATAGTACTTATTTGTAGCTACAGTGTGACTTACCTTTGTATGGTATGAAGGCTCGCTTAGTTGTCCGACTTTCCACAAATGTCTCCAAggtgtacttaaaaaaaaggaaaaaaaggcaTGTCAAATAAAATACCCCAAATTATACTGCAAACTGTTACATACGGAGTCCCTCGAGAAAACCTTATGCGTGTGTGTCACTTGTGAGCTCCGTACAATGCAAACATTGGAACAGTAATTATATtcgcagttaaaggcagtggacactattggtaattgtcaaaaactagcctttacagttggtgtatctcaacatatgcataaaataactaacctgtgaaaatttgagctcaatcggtcatcaaagttgcgagataataatgaaagaagaaaacacccttgtcacacgaagttgtgtgcgtttagatggttgatttcgagacctcaagttctaaatctgaagtctcgaaaattatttctttctcaaaaactatggcacttcagagggagccgtttctcacaatgtcttataccatcaacctctcccattactcgtcaccaagaaaggttttatgctaataattattttgagtaattaccaatagtgttcactgcctttaagtctgacGTTCATGTATATACATATAAAGACACCACCTGTCCTTATAGTTTATGCGATTCACTTACTTTAGTGGCAGATGAATACTCGATCTTACTTATTTCCATCTCTTTAGCCGTTCGTTTCCCGAAGCAACAGTGCTGGGCAGTCAGGTCAACCAGTGCATGTTTCGCTTCCGCGTCAGGGATGTCCCTGCAAGCACTGGTGGCACAATGGAAGTCCAGTATCATAATTTCGATGGATTGTTTTAGGGGGAAGGTAAAATTGATTTCATAGATCACCAACTTATCCTTTGTTTATGACTGGCTAAAGGAATATTGTGttcttattatttgttgttttagggGATGTGTTGTTGAGCAAGACATACCATTTATTTTGTCTTGAGGTAGGGCCTTGGTTTTGTCAACCCTGCAGCGAGGGACCTGTTGGGTTGAAACATTTATGTGGTAGGTTGTCTGTCATCACATGCTGACAATCTTTTCTCAAATGAGAGGATTTGGTTTGCATTTTACATCGATTGTTTTTTATctaagtgttttgttttcatgtccAGGTATTGCCTTAGTATGGTTAGTAtctcattttctgcttaagtttTGGTTTCATCTAATATTGATTGACATATCCAATTAAGTACGCAAAGTGTGCGGACAGAGTTTTGTCCTGCCCCTCCTAACCAAATTACTGACTTCTGTTGATCAACACCCCCtatagaacatgtggtatagtcCAATTTAGGATATCATGGAATAATGAGCTGACCAGTGTGTACAATGTGGTTAAAgacacggacactattggtaatattgtcaaagaccagtcttatcgattctcaacatatgcataaaataacaaacctgtaatttgagctcgattggtcgtcggagtagtgagacaactatgaaagaaaaaaacacccttgtcgcacgaacttgtgtgctttcagatgcttgatttcaagaactcaaattctaaatctgaggtctcgaaatcaagttcgtggaaaattactcctttctcgaaaactacgccacttcagagggagccgtttctcagaacgttttatactatcaacctctccccattactcgttaccaagtgaggtttttatgctaataattattttgagtaattaccaatagtgtccacactgcctttaagagcgaCAATGTTAGTGACCAACTGTGAGCATGCTGGTAGCAGTCTCTCTTGCTGCAGTATTAGATCACACTTCACTGTTTCGTGTCACTTCACgtaatgtttttcaaactaTTAGAGCGTCAAAACGGAACTATATAAGTTTCCATTTTCCACTGAGCTTGACTTTATTTATTTCTCCTTCGAAGTAGTTTTGCCATCTATAATATACAAATTGAATGTCACTTACGATTTGTATCCCCTCGGTTGGTTTTGTGGTATGTGCAAGTGAGGCCTTTCAGCAGGTTTGCCTACAAAATAGTGTCAGACAGAAACATCTCTGAATTTTAATAAGAATGTTCAATACTCGCGGTGGGGCAAAGCAAATGTTAATTTTAAGCAGCAAACATTTAATCGAAAAAAGGGTTAGCAAAGCCCTGAGCAAGCTGATAAGCGATCCCCTGATAAAACAAATTGCAGTATTAAACAAAAggaacttaaagacagtggacactattggtaattactcaaaataattatcagcataaaacctcattttggtaacgagtaatggggagaggttgatagtaaaaaacattgtgagaaacggctccctctgaagtgacgtagtttttgagaaagaagtaattttacacgaatttgatttcgagacctcaagtttagaatttgaggtctcgaaatcaagcatctggaagcacacaacttcgtgtgacaagggtgttttttctttcatagttatctcgcaactccgacgaccaatcaagctcaaattttcacagatttgttattttatgcatatgttgagatacaccaagtgagaaaactgcaggtctttgacattataccaatagtgtccactgtctttaagcttaTAAATTAACTGTTGTTTTGTTAGtagtaataaataaaacaaacacaagaccGGTCCTTTAGGCTCTACTCATTATgcattgaccaatcaaaacagtgGACCAATTAGCGTCCAAAAGGCAAACACTTAGAAACTTCATCCAAAAACGTAAACATTTTCCCGCCATTTTCAATTTCTGCGTTGTGTCTTACACATAGATGAagtgcacatgacgtcattgaccttGACGCATGTATTTGGTGTCAGTTTTGGTGAGAGTGAACGTCATTTGGTGTCACTCTTTTTGGGTGAAATTGGAACGAgtttcactctaaatcgagttgtcCTCCATATGGCtatttgcaagagtggtatggtgAACAAAACGAGaggttttcactcttttacattaagagtgCACCCACTTATGGTGGGCGGAGGCTACTGGGTATAGGTCTATTATACAGACCGACTTAaactaaaagagtgaaaacttGGAAAGAAaatcccaaaacaaacaaataattaatctTCTTATCAGATAAtatcacttttttattttaatcaactTAATCCCTCTCCTATGCACACAGCTTAAATAAAGAAGTCGACTTTGTTCTATGAACCCAGCACCGAATTAGATacaattatacaaaaacaaataatatttagaaAGTAAAATGAATAATGCATTTCAGTGAACTACTTTAAGGAAGGTGGGTATAAGACATCAATCTACGGTTTAATAAACTTAATTCTATATTGTACCAgtattatttgttgattttaaaaagaatgtgtATTGAACCAAAGAGATGATTGAACTggatctaaaaaataaaaaaatatggtaaaaatagACCAGCAACACTATGAAAAGTAAGACCTAACAAAATCGAGTAATATTGTCAagtagtcgtggccgagcggttaaggcGATAGACTAGAAATCCATtggggtctccccgcgcaggttcgaatcctgccgactacgtgtgatttttattttttcttctacaaattatttatttccaaTGCCCAATATAAATCGCAAGGCAAGTTTGAATTCGACTTGTTTTGTCCCGaagaatacaaataaaaacgaGTCAAAAGTGacaggtagtcgtggccgagtggttaaagCGACAGACTTGAAATCTGTCAGTGTCTACCCGCTCAGGTTCGAACCCTGCCAACTACGTCGTTTTGCTTTACGTTTCTTCGTAAACATATTGCAGTACAATTTAATAAAATCTAACAAAATCAAGAAGTAGTGTCAagtagtcgtggccgagcggttaaggcGATAGACTAGAAATCTATtggggtctccccgcgcaggttcgaatcctgccgactacgtgtgatttttattttttcttctacaaattatttatttccaaTGCCCAATATAAATCGCAAGGCAAGTTTGAATTCGACTTGTTTTGTCCCGaagaatacaaataaaaacgaGTCAAAAGTGacaggtagtcgtggccgagtggttaaagCGACAGACTTGAAATCTGTCAGTGTCTACCCGCTCAGGTTCGAACCCTGCCAACTACGTCGTTTTGCTTTACGTTTCTTCGTAAACATATTGCAGTACAATTTAATAAAATCTAACAAAATCAAGAAGTAGTGTCAagtagtcgtggccgagcggttaaggcGATAGACTAGAAATCTATtggggtctccccgcgcaggttcgaatcctgccgaCTACGTgaattttctattttattttgttcttctatcAATGAAAACTGAAATTAGTTTTCTTTTAGCTAAGGTCGGAGTCCTACATCGCAGTTTCGAGTCATGCCGACTGAGAACTCGTCTTGTTTTTTATCTTACACTGAGCTTTCGAATTGCTAGCTGAATTTAAACAGAAGCTAGACacaggtagtcgtggccgagtggttaaggagACAGACTTGAAATCTGTTGGTGTCtcccgcgcaggttcgaaccctgccgactacgtttttgctgttttggggcatcatgtttcataaacattcgAGTACAATAAAAAGAAGTTTACAAACATCGCAAGTAAATAATTCCTTacaggtagtcgtggccgagtggttaaggcgataGACTAGAAATCTATTGGGGTgtccccgcgcaggttcgaacccTGCCGACTACGTTTTTGCCTTTTGGGGGCATCATGTTTCATAAATAATCGAGTACAAGAAAAAAGTTCACCAAAATTGCAAGTAGAGAAATCCCCacaggtagtcgtggccgagtggttaaggcgacagacttGAAATGTGTTTgggtctccccgcgcaggttcgaaccctgccgactacgtttttccttttttggggAGCATCATGTATCATAAACATTCAAGTACAATAAAAAGAAGTTTACAAACATCGCAAGTAAATAATTCCTTacaggtagtcgtggccgagtggttaggGCGATAGACTAGAAATCTATTGGGGTgtccccgcgcaggttcgaacccTGCCGACTACGTTTTTGCCTTTTGGGGGCATCATGTTTCATAAATAATCGAGTACA contains:
- the LOC117301617 gene encoding protein SSUH2 homolog codes for the protein MAGFTQIASTSSLPPVESTGSPHGNQVPLAQNVQSPSQSLPQAPPMYMQTAQLPLVASGDLSRPGMDQSIPWRAPSGETDSPSYTWPDAPRADVEDNEKVREPAYKMTQAITKIDGYENTSTMESKPAERPHLHIPQNQPRGYKSACRDIPDAEAKHALVDLTAQHCCFGKRTAKEMEISKIEYSSATKYTLETFVESRTTKRAFIPYKGQNIDSPREGAPPALWDVPNPFSATLKPSVTKVRVPHSSTVETCFACTGRGFNKCFRCKGRGRTKCKHCKATGHKKNEDCVYCHGKGGQRCFRCNGHGVISCSKCEAYKLLEFYIMLTSTFDVKRDEFLYHTEKRLPRKLVTKGVDGVTLFEETKQSVAPLTNFSVAEVNSQSEKFAAKHGKVKTERIVQQTHKVVGIPIAEVQYTWKGKEGRYWIYGQQPRKVYAPDYPQQCCCKCKCSIL